A stretch of DNA from Montipora capricornis isolate CH-2021 chromosome 1, ASM3666992v2, whole genome shotgun sequence:
TAAGAAGTATATAGTTAATGTTATTTACTTTTGAGAAAGGACGAGAAAACTCAAACTAAGAGTACACACACGTATACTAAGAgaaaaatttattaaatatttcaagcaattcattcattcaatgcGTCTACGAGGTCACATCTAGCGCAGAGACTCTCCTTTTAAAAGACAACTGCGATGCGATGATGTACAATCTGAGGCAACACTCCACTGAAAGCTGTCAACTTTgttcgattttatttcaaaagaGAACAACAAAAACTAAGCGAGATGAGAATTCTGACTAGTGAATATACAGTAAAATAATCTTTCAAAGCAAAAGTGATTTGCGCAAGTATGCTACTCTAACGGAGAATATAAGAGAGGTAGGACTAAGTCCATCGCTCAGCGGTGTGACGTAAATTTATCTGACTCATCGGATAAGAAGTATAAAAAAAgctgttgttgtagttgttgttgttttcgtttttacTGCGAGAGGTGGGATCTCTTCTTTCTTCCGTGACAACATGTCGGTGCGCAGGCCTTGATGCAAGTGTGGACACAGACTGGTGGGCATGGTGGCAATCCACCGGGTGGTGCTGGGGGACCGGGCAGTCCAGGAGGTCCTGGGGGTCCCATGGGTCCGAGATCACCAGGAGGTCCCTGGAAAATAAGTAAGAAATGTCGTcaggaaatgaaaggaaatcTTAAATCACGGTAGCGCACGGAAGGAAAATGGCGAACTCCGAAACGCAAATAAAAGCagcaaaaacagagaaaaagaaaggatacAAAAGAGAACAAAAGTGCATGTTGCTGGATAACTATGATATGTTTTGTGCAAAGACGAGCAGTAACCCAAATATCAGGAAATGTAGGAGATCATTCTGGTCAAGGCGTAATCCATGCCAAAACAGCTACAAGACCActaatgaaataaatgaaagacTTACTTGGTGTCCAGAGGGGCCTGGTGGTCCCATTGGGCCGTCACGTCCTGAGGGTCCAGCAGGAGCCCCAGGAAGTCCAGGAAGACCGGGTGGGCCAGGAAGTCCGGGAGGTCCTGGGGGCCCTTTAGGACCGTCGGGGCCAGATGGGCCTGCCATACCCATTGGACCATCGGGGCCAGGGGGACCGGGTGGGGGAGGTGGTGGTGGGGGTGGTGGTGGTGGGAGTGGTGGAAGTGGAGGTGGAGGAGGAGGTGCACAACAAACCGCTGTACATGCCGGGGCACAAGATCCAGGACATCCAGGCGGACATGGGTTCGGGCTTCTTTTGAATATACCTATGaacgaaaaaaaggaaaaaaaaaaaaaagcataactCCTCAAATGACATGATAAACAAGAATCACAGGGAAAACCCCAGTAAGCAATTCAAGCGAGTTCAAGAAAGTAATCCATTTAACGAAAATCCAAATACAGGAGATAACATAACAGTAACTCCTCAAAAAGATCTTTAACCATCAAAGATGTTTGCCACGGACACTGAAGTTCTGCCTTCGATTTTTACCAAGGAAAAAAAGCGCAGAGAGCAGGACGCGAAAACGTCCTTATTATGCGTGAAGCACCTTGACAAAATATCGAGCTTTTGATTTATGTTGCTGACGTTATAACAGGGATACGATACAGGCTTTCCTTTCTCGGGACAACCGCAAATACCTTCTGCGAAATTGACAAATCCCGATTCCCTATCAACTCTTCTTCTGCACCTCTGTTGTCTTTGTCAGCGTTTATAAGCTCTTAAATCTCCCGAGCCGGTCTTAAACAGTGATCAACGTATGATGACTGCCGACAGAGACATCATTTCCCTTCATTAAATTAATGTCaaaactgtcaaaaaaaaaaacaaaagactttttttttttcaaactgacTTTTACAGCTTCCTTCAGGATTCCTGTGAACGGATTGAGTGAATATTACACTACAACATTTTAATTCGAGCTTAAAAAGTCAGCCAGATTTGTTAATGCAGATCACTGGatgaaaatgctaagaaaaaGGTTCCTCCGTGGGGAGCTGATCTCAGCCAGAAAGAAAATATCCAAAGTCACCAGCGAGGAAGTATTCGATCTTAAGATATACCATCGAATCTCGCTGGTACCTTTCAGGTTTCAGTCTTTTGGGTTTTTAACCAACGATCTTGCTTACAAACATAAAAGGGAACAACACGCTTATTAAAATGGAAACCGTTAAGTCTTGTTTGACTAGACAAACGGCAGAATGTTGCAGCAAAGATCCCAAATGTGCGACTACTTTTCGTTAATTCAGTCACTCGCTCTTAAATGAACGGTGCTGATTTTCTTATTGGATAAAGTACACGCATGAAAAAATGTGAATTAGTTAAGAAGTGTTCAAAATTTTCGAATCCTTGTTAGACATTTGGGTGTTGATTATTCGAAGCAAAGTTTAGCCTCCAGAAAAAGAGGAAATGAAACGCCACCAGTATAAATGATGGTATGAATAGTTAATAACATGAAACAGGTCTGTTTCAAAACAGCCAGGAAACTTGATCCTAAATAAACTTGTCAATTCGGTAACAAAGATCAGTCTCgagagagaaaaactctca
This window harbors:
- the LOC138054026 gene encoding cuticle collagen 2C-like, producing the protein MDYRLVFCSLLFVVISVTAKSTQRGSIFKRSPNPCPPGCPGSCAPACTAVCCAPPPPPPLPPLPPPPPPPPPPPPGPPGPDGPMGMAGPSGPDGPKGPPGPPGLPGPPGLPGLPGAPAGPSGRDGPMGPPGPSGHQGPPGDLGPMGPPGPPGLPGPPAPPGGLPPCPPVCVHTCIKACAPTCCHGRKKRSHLSQ